Proteins encoded in a region of the Mycobacterium branderi genome:
- a CDS encoding MPT63 family protein, with translation MKFTSTTVKTGIGAAALAAAGVFGAGMASAAPPTVQSLGTSESLFDGPMVTNYTVNNLQPSNTAIPGYTPQGKLYQADVTVRSDGGTVTPLISDFNARAADGTTYRVIDTVAVPNGVPPAPLSQGQQANGKIYFDVTGAPPNGVVYNDGVEDVLIWTTPSNATHP, from the coding sequence GTGAAGTTCACCTCGACAACTGTGAAAACGGGGATCGGCGCCGCTGCGCTCGCGGCTGCCGGTGTTTTCGGCGCTGGCATGGCGTCGGCCGCGCCCCCCACCGTCCAGTCCTTGGGCACCAGCGAATCGCTATTCGACGGCCCGATGGTCACCAACTACACGGTGAACAACCTGCAGCCGAGCAATACGGCGATTCCCGGCTACACCCCGCAGGGCAAGCTCTATCAGGCCGACGTCACCGTACGGTCGGACGGTGGAACCGTCACACCGCTGATCTCGGACTTCAACGCTCGTGCGGCCGACGGGACAACCTACCGGGTGATCGACACCGTGGCGGTCCCGAACGGCGTGCCGCCGGCACCGCTGAGCCAGGGTCAGCAGGCCAACGGAAAGATCTACTTCGACGTGACCGGGGCGCCGCCGAACGGCGTGGTCTACAACGACGGCGTAGAGGACGTCTTGATCTGGACGACACCGTCCAACGCCACCCATCCCTGA
- a CDS encoding lysophospholipid acyltransferase family protein translates to MTTSDHRPADVRRQAQQHADQARAAMEDRRSGAQGGLSGWVARRAGRWDLSRQDESRLHRQKFFWNLLVDYWFRMEIDGWENVGEPPVLLVGIHSGAPFVWDAWTVGLQWWRRFGSERTLHGTAHDALMAIPGFGRFFRSMGVLPAAPDAIATALAEGRDVAVWPGGEVDSLRPWSERDRANLAGRKGFVKMAIRAGVPIVPIATVGGADAMPVLIRGDKLSRVLRLDKLLRLKVFPLAVSLPWGIAPAALPQFPLPAKIRTRFMPPVELDHDPARADDDEYVDAKYHEVQDSIQRGMDALTRKRALPLFG, encoded by the coding sequence ATGACGACTAGCGACCACAGACCCGCCGATGTGCGTCGGCAGGCACAACAACACGCCGACCAGGCCCGTGCCGCGATGGAGGACCGGCGCAGCGGAGCGCAGGGCGGCCTGAGCGGCTGGGTGGCCCGCCGCGCCGGGCGCTGGGACCTTTCCCGTCAGGACGAATCTCGCTTGCACCGCCAAAAGTTCTTCTGGAATCTGTTGGTGGACTACTGGTTCCGCATGGAAATCGACGGCTGGGAGAACGTCGGCGAGCCGCCGGTGCTGCTGGTCGGCATCCATTCCGGTGCGCCGTTCGTGTGGGACGCCTGGACCGTTGGGCTGCAATGGTGGCGGCGGTTCGGCTCGGAGCGCACGCTGCACGGCACCGCGCACGATGCGCTGATGGCCATCCCGGGCTTCGGCCGGTTCTTCCGCTCGATGGGCGTGTTGCCGGCAGCGCCGGACGCCATAGCCACGGCGCTGGCCGAAGGGCGTGACGTCGCGGTGTGGCCGGGCGGCGAGGTGGATTCCCTTCGGCCGTGGAGCGAGCGCGACCGCGCCAACCTCGCCGGCCGAAAAGGCTTTGTCAAGATGGCAATTCGCGCCGGCGTGCCGATCGTCCCGATCGCCACGGTGGGCGGCGCCGACGCCATGCCGGTGCTGATTCGCGGCGACAAGCTCTCCCGTGTCCTGCGATTGGATAAGCTGTTGCGGCTCAAGGTGTTCCCGCTGGCGGTCTCGCTGCCGTGGGGCATTGCCCCTGCGGCGCTGCCGCAGTTTCCGCTGCCGGCCAAGATCCGGACCCGGTTCATGCCGCCCGTCGAGCTGGATCACGATCCTGCCCGCGCCGACGACGACGAGTACGTGGACGCCAAATACCATGAGGTGCAGG